The following coding sequences lie in one Hydrogenophaga sp. PBL-H3 genomic window:
- a CDS encoding CBS domain-containing protein, with amino-acid sequence MREKMLAGDICNRIVVIAERGLSLVQAAQLMRERHVGCLVVVDETAAGRLVVGMFTDRDIVTAVVANELDPTELTVGDVMSRELISVLEDDSIKDMLVTMRRKGIRRLPVVKAHGVLIGLVTLDDLLAVMAEQLREIASVVETECLRERRERA; translated from the coding sequence ATGCGTGAAAAGATGCTGGCAGGCGACATTTGCAACCGCATCGTGGTGATCGCCGAGCGCGGCCTGTCGCTGGTGCAGGCTGCGCAGCTCATGCGCGAGCGGCACGTGGGCTGTCTGGTGGTGGTCGACGAAACCGCCGCGGGGCGTCTGGTGGTGGGCATGTTCACCGACCGCGACATCGTGACGGCGGTGGTGGCCAACGAACTCGACCCAACCGAGCTCACGGTGGGCGACGTGATGAGCAGAGAACTGATCAGCGTTCTGGAAGACGACTCGATCAAGGACATGCTGGTGACGATGCGGCGCAAGGGCATTCGCCGCCTGCCGGTGGTCAAGGCGCACGGGGTGCTGATCGGGCTGGTGACGCTGGACGACCTGCTCGCCGTGATGGCCGAGCAACTGCGCGAGATCGCGTCGGTGGTCGAGACAGAGTGCCTGCGGGAGCGGCGCGAGCGGGCGTGA
- the groL gene encoding chaperonin GroEL (60 kDa chaperone family; promotes refolding of misfolded polypeptides especially under stressful conditions; forms two stacked rings of heptamers to form a barrel-shaped 14mer; ends can be capped by GroES; misfolded proteins enter the barrel where they are refolded when GroES binds): MAARQLLFRDDARARIRRGVDTLAEAVRVTLGPRGRTVILERDFGPPQIVNSGVIVARSVELEDRFENMGAQLLREVASRTSDMAGDGTTTATVLAHAMILQGLRYLSGGMNAMELKRGMEQAIDAVVAELRNMARPCADSQEIAHVASISANNDRSIGELLAQAIDKVGREGAISIEDGSGLSSELEAVEGLQFDRGFLSPYFINNPERQTALLDEVLILLCDKRLSSLKDLLPLLEEVVKSGQPLLVIAEDIDSDALATLVINTMRGTLKTCAVKAPGFGDRRKAMLQDIAALTGGTVVSDEVGLSLAKLQLADLGRAKRVEVSKDETTLIGGAGNPQAIAERVANLRKERTTTTSDYDREKLDERIAKLSGGVALIKVGAATETELKERKIRVEDALHATRAAIEEGVVPGGGVALLRARRVLQALRGPTLDHDSGIRLVEQALQEPLRCIAANAGVEPSVVVQRVDDATERNHGYNAATLAYGDMLQMGVIDPAKVTRLALQNAGSIAALVLTTDCMIANAPKPHDRGEPGGADAALPDF; this comes from the coding sequence ATGGCTGCACGACAACTGCTGTTTCGCGACGACGCGCGCGCCCGCATTCGCCGGGGCGTCGATACCTTGGCTGAAGCGGTGCGGGTGACGCTGGGCCCACGCGGGCGCACCGTGATCCTGGAGCGCGATTTCGGCCCACCGCAGATCGTCAATTCGGGGGTGATCGTGGCGCGCTCGGTCGAGCTTGAGGACCGCTTCGAGAACATGGGCGCACAGTTGCTGCGCGAAGTGGCCTCGCGCACCAGCGACATGGCCGGCGACGGCACCACCACCGCCACCGTGCTGGCCCACGCCATGATCCTGCAAGGCCTGCGCTACCTCTCGGGCGGCATGAACGCCATGGAACTCAAACGCGGCATGGAACAGGCCATCGACGCGGTGGTGGCCGAGCTCCGCAACATGGCCAGGCCCTGCGCCGACTCCCAGGAGATCGCCCACGTGGCCTCCATCTCGGCCAACAACGACCGCTCCATCGGCGAGCTGCTCGCCCAGGCCATCGACAAGGTCGGGCGCGAGGGCGCGATCTCGATCGAGGACGGCTCCGGCCTGAGCAGCGAGCTCGAAGCGGTGGAGGGCCTGCAGTTCGACCGCGGCTTTCTCTCCCCGTACTTCATCAACAACCCCGAGCGCCAGACCGCCCTGCTCGACGAGGTGCTGATCCTGCTGTGCGACAAGCGCCTGTCCTCCCTGAAAGACCTTTTGCCCCTGCTGGAAGAAGTGGTCAAGAGCGGCCAACCGCTGCTGGTGATCGCGGAAGACATCGACAGCGATGCACTGGCCACGCTGGTCATCAACACCATGCGCGGCACCCTCAAGACCTGCGCGGTGAAGGCGCCCGGCTTTGGCGATCGTCGCAAGGCCATGCTGCAGGACATCGCCGCGCTCACCGGGGGCACCGTGGTCAGCGATGAGGTCGGTCTGTCGCTGGCCAAACTCCAGCTCGCCGACCTGGGCCGGGCCAAGCGGGTGGAGGTGAGCAAGGATGAGACGACGCTCATTGGTGGCGCCGGCAACCCGCAGGCGATTGCCGAGCGCGTGGCCAACCTGCGCAAGGAACGCACGACCACCACCTCCGACTACGACCGCGAGAAGCTGGACGAGCGCATCGCCAAGCTCTCGGGGGGTGTGGCCCTGATCAAGGTGGGTGCGGCCACCGAGACCGAGCTGAAGGAACGCAAGATCCGCGTGGAAGACGCGTTGCACGCCACGCGCGCCGCGATTGAGGAAGGCGTGGTGCCCGGCGGAGGTGTGGCGCTGCTGCGGGCGCGTCGCGTGCTGCAGGCGCTGCGCGGACCCACGCTCGACCACGATTCGGGCATCCGGCTGGTCGAGCAGGCCTTGCAGGAGCCCCTGCGCTGCATCGCTGCCAACGCCGGCGTCGAGCCTTCGGTGGTGGTGCAGCGGGTGGACGATGCGACCGAGCGCAACCACGGCTACAACGCCGCCACGCTGGCCTACGGCGACATGCTTCAGATGGGGGTGATCGATCCCGCCAAGGTGACCCGCCTGGCCCTGCAGAACGCAGGCTCGATCGCAGCCCTGGTGCTGACCACCGACTGCATGATCGCCAACGCACCCAAGCCGCACGACCGCGGTGAGCCAGGTGGTGCCGATGCGGCCCTTCCCGACTTCTGA
- a CDS encoding Hsp20/alpha crystallin family protein → MSQLRTLDPFALDPIDDTFRSLMRPWRFEMPEGAPRIKIDLSEQDGSYAVKAEIPGVKKDDIDVRIDGNVVTISAEVKTEKEEKDKGGRMLRHERQEGYASRTFTLACPVDEGKVEANYKDGILALTLPKKANTSSKRIAVQ, encoded by the coding sequence ATGAGCCAACTTCGCACCCTGGATCCGTTTGCACTCGATCCCATCGACGACACCTTTCGCTCGCTCATGCGTCCGTGGCGTTTCGAGATGCCGGAAGGCGCGCCCCGCATCAAGATCGATCTCTCCGAGCAGGACGGCAGCTACGCCGTCAAGGCGGAGATTCCCGGCGTGAAGAAGGACGACATCGACGTGCGCATTGATGGCAACGTGGTCACCATCAGCGCCGAGGTGAAGACGGAGAAGGAAGAAAAGGACAAGGGTGGGCGCATGTTGCGCCACGAACGCCAGGAGGGCTATGCCAGCCGCACCTTCACGCTGGCCTGCCCGGTGGATGAGGGCAAGGTCGAGGCCAACTACAAGGACGGCATCCTGGCGCTGACCCTGCCCAAGAAGGCCAACACCTCCAGCAAACGCATCGCGGTGCAGTGA
- a CDS encoding BON domain-containing protein: protein MKTDAQLKKDVEAELEWDPSINAAEVGVAVKDGVVTLSGHLDTFVEKYEVEKVVQRVAGVRAVAVEIDVKLTAGSARSDSEIAHAVETAFAWHTSVPADRVQAKVERGWVTLSGEVDWEYQRAAAANLVRPLVGVVGVNNAIALKPRTTPGNISTRIRDALARQAEREAKGIEVQVNGSTAVLRGSVHSLAERVAAQGAAWSAPGITRVDNELRVSP from the coding sequence ATGAAAACCGATGCACAGCTCAAGAAGGACGTGGAAGCCGAACTCGAATGGGACCCTTCGATCAACGCCGCCGAGGTGGGTGTGGCGGTCAAGGACGGGGTGGTCACCTTGTCGGGCCACCTGGACACCTTCGTGGAGAAGTACGAGGTGGAGAAGGTGGTCCAGCGCGTGGCCGGCGTGCGTGCCGTGGCGGTGGAGATCGACGTCAAGCTGACCGCCGGCAGTGCGCGCAGCGACTCCGAGATCGCCCACGCGGTGGAGACGGCGTTCGCCTGGCACACCTCGGTGCCGGCCGACCGCGTCCAGGCCAAGGTGGAGAGAGGCTGGGTCACGCTCAGTGGTGAAGTCGACTGGGAGTACCAGCGCGCCGCTGCCGCCAACCTGGTGCGGCCCCTGGTCGGTGTGGTGGGCGTCAACAACGCCATCGCGCTCAAGCCGCGCACCACGCCGGGCAACATCAGCACCCGCATCCGCGACGCGCTTGCTCGCCAGGCCGAACGCGAGGCCAAGGGCATCGAGGTGCAGGTCAATGGCTCCACCGCGGTCCTGCGCGGCTCGGTGCATTCGCTGGCCGAGCGGGTGGCCGCGCAAGGCGCGGCCTGGTCGGCGCCAGGCATCACGCGGGTCGACAACGAGCTGCGGGTGAGCCCCTGA
- a CDS encoding chromate resistance protein ChrB domain-containing protein, protein MDTSRFTPVRSPIPISPLSISPRELAARIGMPAAPLILDVRRAARFEESPRLLATARWCSPEAIAALAATPPTGDVVVVCVHGHGVCQEAATTLRAGGWNARFLAGGFEGGEPGVDTPQDIAEWRAVRPPSIRKRPDLGVNGVQASTWITRERPKIDRIACPWLVRRFIDPRASFLYVPTADVLAQAGRLGAVAFDFPGAPISHEGELCSFDTLMRAFDLQDDPALAALARIVRAADTDRLDLAPQAAGLLALSLGLSALHASDDPAMLEAAMPVYDALLIWCRQEVTGQTERHNWSPDTMKATQP, encoded by the coding sequence ATGGACACCTCACGCTTCACCCCTGTTCGTTCTCCCATTCCCATTTCCCCCTTGTCCATTTCCCCACGCGAGCTCGCCGCGCGCATCGGCATGCCCGCTGCCCCGCTGATCCTCGATGTGCGGCGGGCCGCCCGATTCGAAGAGAGTCCCCGCCTGCTCGCCACAGCGCGCTGGTGTTCGCCCGAAGCCATCGCGGCACTGGCCGCTACCCCACCCACGGGTGACGTGGTGGTGGTGTGCGTGCATGGTCACGGCGTCTGCCAGGAAGCGGCCACCACGCTGCGGGCGGGCGGCTGGAACGCCCGGTTTCTCGCGGGCGGCTTCGAGGGCGGCGAGCCCGGCGTGGACACACCACAGGACATCGCCGAATGGCGGGCCGTGCGACCACCCAGCATCCGCAAACGCCCCGACCTGGGCGTGAACGGCGTGCAAGCTTCCACCTGGATCACGCGCGAGCGGCCCAAGATCGACCGCATCGCCTGCCCCTGGCTGGTGCGCCGTTTCATTGACCCTCGGGCCAGCTTCCTCTACGTGCCGACCGCTGATGTGCTCGCGCAGGCCGGGCGCCTGGGCGCGGTGGCCTTCGACTTCCCCGGCGCCCCCATCAGCCACGAGGGCGAGCTCTGCAGCTTCGACACCTTGATGCGTGCCTTTGATCTGCAGGACGACCCGGCACTGGCTGCGCTTGCGCGCATCGTGCGCGCGGCCGACACCGACCGCCTGGACCTCGCGCCACAGGCCGCGGGCCTGCTGGCGCTGTCGCTGGGCCTCTCGGCCCTGCACGCCAGCGACGACCCGGCGATGCTGGAGGCCGCCATGCCGGTGTACGACGCGCTCCTCATCTGGTGCCGCCAGGAAGTCACCGGCCAGACCGAACGTCACAACTGGAGCCCCGACACGATGAAAGCCACCCAGCCATGA
- a CDS encoding c-type cytochrome: MSGTTTPRWIALTVLLALAASVQAQSRSDPGRWDYQNSCASCHGASGRGDGPVVRYLVTPPTDLSRLAQRNGGVFPRDRLVTLIDGRASPAIGPHGSREMPIWGNTYVERFTQSGGSPQLAEDAALRRILDLVDHLERLQR; this comes from the coding sequence ATGTCGGGCACCACGACACCACGCTGGATCGCGTTGACCGTGCTGCTGGCGCTGGCCGCCTCTGTGCAGGCCCAGTCCAGGAGTGACCCTGGTCGCTGGGACTACCAGAACAGCTGCGCCAGTTGCCACGGCGCCAGCGGACGGGGCGACGGCCCGGTGGTGCGTTACCTGGTGACGCCTCCGACCGACCTCTCAAGGCTGGCGCAGCGCAACGGCGGTGTGTTCCCGCGCGATCGGCTGGTCACGCTGATCGATGGTCGCGCATCCCCCGCGATCGGACCGCACGGTTCGCGCGAGATGCCTATCTGGGGCAACACCTACGTTGAACGCTTCACGCAGTCGGGTGGCAGCCCGCAACTGGCCGAAGACGCCGCGCTGCGGCGCATCCTGGACCTGGTCGACCACCTCGAACGTCTGCAGCGGTAG